A window of Aerococcus urinae contains these coding sequences:
- the accB gene encoding acetyl-CoA carboxylase biotin carboxyl carrier protein: MTPEEIKELIHLIDQSSLREFEFVDDDFKLHLSKNEQAPQVFTNETQPAITKAEKPAPADQAQESTEACSQANQQVSQTDEVQGEIVESPLVGVAYLAPAPDKDNFVKIGDHVEKGQSLCIIEAMKIMNEIHATTSGEITNIFVNDGDVVEYGQKLFEIS, translated from the coding sequence ATGACCCCTGAAGAAATTAAAGAACTTATTCATTTAATTGACCAATCAAGCCTAAGAGAATTTGAATTTGTTGATGACGATTTCAAGCTTCACCTTTCTAAAAATGAGCAAGCACCACAAGTGTTTACTAATGAAACGCAGCCAGCTATTACAAAAGCAGAAAAGCCTGCTCCTGCTGATCAAGCTCAAGAATCTACCGAAGCTTGCAGCCAAGCTAATCAACAAGTCAGCCAAACTGATGAAGTTCAGGGGGAAATCGTAGAAAGTCCTCTGGTCGGGGTTGCTTATTTAGCACCAGCTCCAGATAAAGACAACTTTGTGAAAATTGGCGACCATGTTGAAAAAGGGCAAAGTCTATGCATCATTGAAGCTATGAAAATAATGAATGAAATTCACGCCACCACTTCAGGAGAAATTACTAATATTTTTGTTAATGATGGTGATGTGGTTGAATACGGCCAAAAGCTTTTTGAAATTAGCTAA
- the accA gene encoding acetyl-CoA carboxylase carboxyltransferase subunit alpha: protein MTTSIKRNFLAKEILTEARSSDRPTAREMFTALADDHKFYELHGDRKYGDDGAICGGIGQINGQAVSFVGTQKGHDVEENITANFGSPHAEGYRKAVRLFKQAEKFNRPIITLINTAGAFCDIEAEDRGIGESIAKSIQTLASLKVPSIAILMGEGGSGGALALASTNQVWMLEDAMYSILSPEGFASILWRDASRRDEACEVMKMTAYDLLENEVIDKMIPVFEGEEHLSWQAIIQNIRLELEKQLSAWQAIDREVLVQERYDRFRKF, encoded by the coding sequence ATGACTACTAGTATTAAAAGAAATTTCTTAGCTAAGGAAATTTTAACTGAAGCACGTTCATCCGACCGTCCCACAGCACGGGAAATGTTTACTGCTTTAGCAGATGATCATAAATTTTATGAACTTCATGGTGACCGCAAATATGGCGATGATGGGGCTATATGCGGGGGGATTGGACAAATCAATGGTCAAGCGGTTAGCTTTGTCGGCACCCAAAAGGGACATGATGTTGAGGAAAATATTACGGCTAATTTTGGTTCCCCTCATGCGGAAGGTTATCGTAAGGCCGTGCGTTTGTTTAAACAGGCTGAAAAGTTCAACCGACCCATTATTACTCTTATTAATACTGCAGGAGCATTTTGTGATATTGAAGCCGAAGACCGGGGAATTGGTGAATCAATCGCCAAATCTATTCAAACTTTGGCCAGCCTTAAAGTCCCAAGTATCGCTATCTTAATGGGAGAGGGCGGTTCTGGTGGGGCTCTCGCTTTAGCTTCAACCAATCAGGTTTGGATGTTAGAAGATGCCATGTATTCAATCCTTAGTCCAGAAGGCTTTGCATCCATTCTCTGGCGCGATGCTAGCCGACGAGATGAAGCTTGCGAAGTCATGAAAATGACTGCCTATGATTTATTAGAAAATGAAGTGATCGATAAGATGATTCCTGTCTTTGAAGGGGAAGAACATTTATCTTGGCAGGCCATTATTCAAAACATCCGCCTGGAATTAGAAAAACAATTAAGCGCATGGCAAGCTATTGACAGAGAGGTACTAGTTCAAGAACGTTATGATCGCTTTAGAAAATTTTAA
- the fabZ gene encoding 3-hydroxyacyl-ACP dehydratase FabZ, with protein sequence MENQEPILSAQEVMDIIPNRYPMFLVDAVYELDVGKRIVARKNVTINEPFFVGHFPGEPVMPGVLQVELMAQVGSIALLKGLNTEDKKMTGYLAAVDKVKFRQKVVPGDVLTVEVNILKMKKSIGTAKAEIRREDGKVVSSCLMTFAVGEAK encoded by the coding sequence ATGGAAAATCAAGAACCAATTTTAAGCGCCCAAGAAGTCATGGATATTATTCCTAACCGCTACCCCATGTTTTTAGTGGATGCGGTCTACGAACTTGACGTTGGCAAGCGAATTGTTGCTCGTAAAAATGTGACAATTAATGAACCTTTCTTTGTGGGGCATTTCCCAGGGGAACCGGTAATGCCAGGGGTGCTTCAAGTTGAATTAATGGCCCAAGTCGGTTCAATTGCCTTACTTAAGGGCTTAAATACTGAGGACAAGAAAATGACCGGTTATCTAGCGGCTGTAGACAAGGTAAAATTCCGTCAAAAAGTCGTGCCAGGTGACGTTTTGACTGTTGAAGTCAATATTTTAAAGATGAAAAAATCGATAGGAACCGCAAAGGCTGAAATCCGTCGCGAAGATGGTAAGGTGGTTTCTTCCTGTTTAATGACTTTTGCCGTTGGAGAAGCGAAATAG
- the accC gene encoding acetyl-CoA carboxylase biotin carboxylase subunit, whose amino-acid sequence MFSKILIANRGEIAVRVIRTCKEMGIDTVAVYSTADKDALHVQLADESVCIGGPQSKDSYLDMQAILSAAYVTNAEAIHPGFGFLSENSKFARLCQEMNITFIGPSAEVIDKMGDKQHARQTMMAANVPVIPGSKDFIHSASEGLAEADRVGYPVLLKATSGGGGKGMRQVDCPEDLQKQFDEASREAQQGFNDARLYLEKVIHPAHHIEVQILADQNGHVIHLGERECSLQRNHQKVLEETPSPFISDKTRQAICQAAVRAGENVQYTGAGTIEFLVDDDENFYFMEMNTRIQVEHPITELVTGIDIVAEQIRVAYGYDLSYQQSDVHFSGHAIECRINAEQPEKNFLPSMGRFDFIHWPLGGLGLRVDSAILSGSALPAFYDSMIAKVIAYGDDRQSALLRMKRALEELCIEGVNTNQQFLYDLLAAPAFQLGNYNNEYLESQFLPQWLAEVQAEASEEDRQEKV is encoded by the coding sequence ATGTTTTCAAAAATTTTAATTGCTAACCGGGGTGAGATTGCGGTTAGGGTAATTAGAACCTGTAAAGAAATGGGCATTGATACCGTGGCGGTTTATTCAACTGCTGATAAAGATGCCTTACATGTGCAATTAGCAGATGAATCTGTTTGCATAGGAGGACCTCAATCTAAGGACTCTTACCTAGATATGCAAGCAATTCTATCTGCAGCATACGTAACTAATGCTGAAGCTATTCATCCAGGTTTTGGTTTTCTCTCAGAAAATAGTAAATTTGCCAGGCTCTGTCAAGAAATGAATATCACTTTTATCGGGCCTAGTGCTGAAGTCATTGACAAAATGGGTGACAAACAACACGCCAGACAAACGATGATGGCAGCTAATGTCCCAGTTATTCCTGGCTCTAAGGATTTCATTCACAGTGCTAGTGAAGGTTTAGCTGAAGCCGATCGAGTAGGCTATCCCGTTTTACTGAAAGCCACTTCAGGTGGTGGTGGTAAGGGGATGCGTCAGGTTGATTGCCCCGAAGACTTACAAAAACAATTTGATGAAGCTAGTCGTGAAGCCCAACAAGGCTTTAACGATGCCAGGTTGTACCTAGAAAAGGTGATTCACCCAGCCCATCATATTGAGGTTCAGATTCTGGCTGACCAGAATGGTCATGTTATCCATTTGGGAGAACGTGAATGTTCCTTGCAAAGGAACCATCAAAAAGTGCTTGAAGAAACCCCAAGTCCCTTTATCAGTGATAAAACCCGCCAAGCCATTTGCCAAGCGGCTGTACGTGCCGGAGAAAATGTTCAATATACAGGGGCGGGAACCATTGAATTTTTAGTTGATGACGATGAAAACTTTTATTTTATGGAAATGAATACCAGGATTCAAGTGGAACATCCTATTACTGAATTAGTCACTGGTATTGACATTGTGGCTGAACAAATTCGAGTGGCTTATGGTTACGACTTGTCTTATCAACAAAGTGATGTCCATTTTTCAGGACATGCCATCGAATGTCGGATTAATGCTGAACAACCCGAAAAGAACTTTCTCCCTTCGATGGGCAGATTTGATTTTATCCATTGGCCGCTTGGAGGTTTAGGCTTAAGGGTCGACTCAGCGATCCTATCTGGCAGCGCTTTACCCGCCTTTTACGATAGTATGATTGCTAAGGTTATTGCTTATGGAGATGACCGCCAGTCAGCCTTATTAAGAATGAAGCGGGCTTTAGAAGAATTATGCATTGAGGGTGTCAATACTAACCAACAATTTCTCTATGATTTGTTGGCTGCTCCTGCCTTTCAGCTAGGAAATTATAATAATGAATACCTGGAAAGTCAATTTCTTCCTCAATGGTTGGCCGAAGTTCAAGCGGAGGCTAGTGAAGAAGATAGGCAAGAAAAAGTCTAG
- the accD gene encoding acetyl-CoA carboxylase, carboxyltransferase subunit beta — translation MRLLRRRKYLSVPEKESKNEKDQTHKPHIPDGMWQKCPDCKQTVLSADLAETKICPQCSYHFRISPKQRIQLICDHGQLEEELFYQDEMTNPIDFPDYEAKKRSNQERTGYDEAVTCGLAKIKGQPLALGIMNPFFMMGSMGSIVGEKITRLFEYAKEHALPVLLFTASGGARMQEGIISLMQMTKISIAVERHSQAGLFYLTVLTDPTTGGVTASFAMQGDIIIAEPGATIGFAGKRVIEQTIHQKIEEGFQTAEHQLEHGFVDRIVPRQQLRDEIADLLLLNSREGDIHDY, via the coding sequence GTGCGGCTGTTAAGACGAAGAAAATATTTAAGTGTACCCGAAAAAGAAAGCAAAAATGAAAAGGATCAGACTCATAAACCCCATATTCCTGATGGGATGTGGCAGAAATGTCCTGATTGTAAGCAAACCGTTTTAAGTGCTGATTTGGCTGAGACTAAGATTTGCCCACAATGCTCTTATCATTTCCGGATTTCTCCTAAGCAACGCATTCAATTAATTTGTGATCATGGTCAGCTAGAAGAAGAACTTTTTTACCAAGATGAAATGACTAATCCAATTGATTTCCCTGACTATGAAGCTAAAAAGCGCTCCAATCAAGAACGAACGGGTTATGACGAAGCGGTCACTTGTGGGCTTGCAAAAATTAAAGGTCAACCACTTGCCTTAGGAATTATGAACCCTTTCTTTATGATGGGGTCAATGGGTAGTATAGTTGGGGAAAAAATTACGCGTTTGTTTGAATATGCCAAAGAACATGCTTTACCCGTCTTGCTTTTTACGGCCAGTGGTGGAGCCCGGATGCAGGAGGGAATCATTTCTCTGATGCAAATGACTAAAATATCAATCGCCGTCGAACGGCATAGTCAAGCGGGCTTATTTTACCTCACTGTATTAACCGATCCAACTACGGGCGGTGTTACGGCTAGTTTCGCTATGCAAGGTGATATCATTATTGCTGAACCTGGAGCGACTATAGGGTTTGCGGGCAAACGAGTTATTGAGCAAACTATCCATCAAAAGATTGAAGAAGGCTTTCAAACGGCAGAGCATCAATTGGAACATGGTTTTGTCGACCGAATTGTCCCCCGTCAGCAATTGCGAGATGAGATAGCTGATCTACTCTTACTTAATAGTCGGGAAGGGGATATTCATGACTACTAG
- a CDS encoding FMN-binding protein, with product MAKYKAGVYSGDAQGFAGPLKVNVTVNEEAIEKIDVIIQKETPNVGGKALPILIERALENNSVDIDGVSGASGTTKAFKKAVGKALNRAQGIEEKEISYTPGTYAGEAKGFSAHIQVNVTVSKDTIENIEVTQQYDTAEIGGRAMPIVIKRILEANSTEVDGVSGASLSSNGIKNAVNFALEVASGQREPLAKYKAGKYTSESDDMRVTMTFSKNAIEDLQYDLTSDKLVDQKPAIDKMRQQILDLQEFEFDSISGASQSSQQMRQNTMHILTDASDITYEDRLSESPIKDEMRVNFKNGSLTLEQINAILNAIGEELIFVGPDLRFQYFNEDAKTYTYSTSHLGELYTDCHPPQARGVSRKLAYELATRQRKSYSFWYVDGNGDKLFITYQALFDSQGKYIGLLGWTYNGQGILDTIDEPVRRGSFGDPNIPNKLLNETEEELEEYYATKVENDPGRDYTVRELKRLDRVAAMDGENLDSMSSPTVKKSGKDEEAKASPNEDTISSASLKEDEVQAGKAEIEENQSNDKENDDKQTDTNSSPSTLY from the coding sequence TATTGAAAAAATTGATGTCATTATTCAAAAAGAAACGCCTAATGTTGGCGGCAAAGCACTTCCTATTCTTATCGAGCGTGCTCTAGAAAATAATTCTGTGGATATTGATGGGGTTTCCGGGGCTTCAGGAACAACTAAGGCCTTTAAAAAAGCAGTGGGCAAGGCCCTAAACCGGGCACAGGGCATTGAGGAAAAAGAAATTAGCTATACGCCAGGAACCTATGCTGGTGAAGCCAAGGGATTCTCAGCCCACATTCAAGTTAATGTTACTGTTTCAAAAGATACGATTGAAAACATTGAAGTTACCCAACAATATGATACAGCTGAAATTGGCGGGAGAGCCATGCCAATAGTCATTAAACGGATTCTTGAGGCGAATTCAACAGAAGTTGATGGCGTTTCTGGGGCTTCCCTCTCCTCAAACGGGATTAAAAATGCCGTGAACTTTGCCTTAGAAGTTGCTAGTGGCCAACGCGAACCTTTAGCTAAATACAAGGCAGGTAAGTATACTTCTGAAAGTGATGACATGCGCGTGACCATGACTTTCTCCAAAAACGCCATTGAAGACCTTCAGTATGACTTAACTAGCGATAAATTGGTGGACCAAAAACCGGCTATTGATAAAATGCGCCAACAAATCCTTGATCTGCAAGAGTTTGAATTTGACTCGATTTCAGGAGCTAGTCAATCGAGCCAACAGATGCGTCAAAATACCATGCATATCTTAACCGACGCTTCGGATATCACTTATGAAGACCGCCTATCTGAATCCCCTATCAAAGATGAAATGCGGGTAAACTTTAAAAATGGTAGTTTGACCCTCGAACAAATTAACGCTATTTTGAATGCCATTGGGGAAGAACTGATCTTTGTTGGACCAGACTTACGTTTCCAGTACTTTAACGAAGATGCTAAGACATATACCTATTCAACTTCTCACCTAGGCGAGTTGTACACTGACTGCCACCCACCACAAGCCCGTGGTGTTTCCAGAAAACTAGCCTATGAATTAGCAACCAGACAAAGAAAAAGTTATTCATTCTGGTATGTCGACGGCAATGGTGATAAATTATTTATTACCTACCAGGCCTTGTTTGATAGTCAAGGAAAATACATTGGTTTATTAGGTTGGACCTATAATGGACAAGGTATCCTTGATACCATCGATGAACCTGTTCGTCGCGGCAGCTTTGGCGACCCAAATATTCCAAACAAATTATTAAATGAAACGGAAGAAGAATTAGAAGAGTACTATGCAACTAAGGTTGAAAATGACCCTGGCCGCGATTACACGGTAAGAGAATTAAAACGCTTAGATCGGGTGGCGGCTATGGACGGCGAAAATCTTGATAGCATGTCAAGCCCAACTGTCAAGAAGAGTGGCAAAGATGAGGAAGCCAAGGCAAGTCCTAACGAAGACACTATCTCTAGTGCCTCCTTAAAAGAAGATGAAGTCCAAGCTGGAAAAGCAGAAATTGAAGAAAATCAAAGCAATGATAAAGAAAATGACGATAAGCAAACCGACACTAATTCCTCACCTTCAACCCTTTATTAA
- a CDS encoding ribonuclease HI family protein, with amino-acid sequence MIRLTIDASVDVETGDAGIGCVWLENGEQYQLKHSLTERMDNHLAEFYALHYALNALLKKGRETEWILCQSDSRIVVDSVNKQYHKRDPYKTLLKVCLKQIDKFANFNLVWVPESQTKGADHLARQAMRQSRDQKQQIKYLAVK; translated from the coding sequence ATGATCCGCTTAACCATTGATGCATCTGTTGATGTAGAGACAGGGGACGCTGGTATAGGTTGTGTATGGCTCGAAAATGGTGAGCAATACCAATTAAAACATAGCTTGACGGAGAGAATGGATAATCATTTGGCTGAGTTTTACGCCTTACACTATGCCTTAAATGCTCTGCTCAAGAAGGGGAGAGAGACGGAGTGGATTCTTTGTCAAAGTGACAGCCGTATTGTGGTAGATTCGGTGAATAAACAGTATCACAAGCGCGATCCCTACAAGACTTTGCTAAAAGTTTGCTTAAAGCAAATAGATAAATTTGCAAATTTCAATTTAGTCTGGGTGCCTGAAAGCCAAACCAAGGGAGCTGACCATTTGGCCCGACAAGCCATGCGCCAGTCTAGAGACCAAAAACAGCAAATTAAATATCTTGCAGTAAAATGA